DNA from Micromonospora nigra:
CCGGCGGCGAGGTCACCGACGCGGGCCGCATGCTCGGCCGGATCTGGACCGAGGCCGACCTGCTGGTCGCGGAGTGCCTGCGTCGTGGCGTGTGGGACGGGCTGTCCCCGGCGGAGCTGGCCGCCGCCGTGTCGGTGGTGGTCTTCGAGGCCCGGCGCGACGTCGACGAGCGGGCCTCCCTGCCGCGTGGCGGGGTGTCCGACGCCGTCGACGCGACCCTGCAGCTGTGGAGCGAGATCGAGGTCGACGAGGCGGCCCGGGAGCTGACGGTCACCCGGGAACCCGACCTGGGCTTCGCCTGGCCGATCTACCGGTGGGCGCGCGGCGAGGCCCTGGCGAAGGTGCTGGCCAGCGGGCACGCCTTCGACGGCGAGATGCCGGCCGGCGACTTCGTCCGGTGGGCGCGTCAGGTGGTCGACCTGCTCGGCCAGCTCGCCGACTCCGGTGGCGCGTCGGCGGGGGTGCGGGCGACGGCGCGGCAGGCGATCGCGGCGGTCAACCGGGGTGTGTTGGCCTACCACGCCACCGCCTGACCGTCACCCACAGTGACGGTCAGGCGCTGAACCGACGCATCCCACGGTCACGACAACAGCACCCCCCGCAGTGCCCGGGGGGTGCTGTTGCACCTGCTCAAACGGTCCCCGATCATGTGTGCGGCGCGTCTGCTACGTGCCGGTAACGGATCTGAGGGGAAGCCGCTGTGGCGGAAATCAATCACTTTGAGTACGGGTGGATCACGCCAGCGCTCAGCTATGCGCTGTCGGTGCTGGGCTCGTTCCTCGGCCTGATCTGCGCCACCCGCATCCGGGCCGCGCAGACGGGCGCGCAGCGGGCGTGGTGGGGCGTCCTGGCCGCCTGGGCCATCGGCGGCACCGCCATCTGGACGATGCACTTCATGGCGATGCTCGGCTTCGCCGTCGACGGCACCCGCATCCGGTACGACGTGCCGATCACGGCCGCCAGCGCGCTCATCGCCGTGGTGGCCGTCGGCATCGGCCTGGCCATCGCCGGCACCGGCCGCCCGGCCGCCCCGCGTCTGCTCGTCGGCGGGCTGTTCACCGGGGCCGGGGTGGCGGCGATGCACTACACCGGCATGGCCGCCATGCGGCTCGACGGCCGGCTGGCCTACGACAGCACCCGCGTCGCGCTGTC
Protein-coding regions in this window:
- a CDS encoding MHYT domain-containing protein → MAEINHFEYGWITPALSYALSVLGSFLGLICATRIRAAQTGAQRAWWGVLAAWAIGGTAIWTMHFMAMLGFAVDGTRIRYDVPITAASALIAVVAVGIGLAIAGTGRPAAPRLLVGGLFTGAGVAAMHYTGMAAMRLDGRLAYDSTRVALSVAIAVVAATAALWLAVTVRRGLAIFASALVMGVAVNGMHFTGMSALSVHLHERRGEVTGAGVSTLLVPIVLLVIFGVVGLVYALLAVPTDDDRAGAAYLAARRGPEPAADGPALVAAPDPVGLRARATLAQPGAPFPSRRDHPPR